A genomic stretch from Oncorhynchus gorbuscha isolate QuinsamMale2020 ecotype Even-year linkage group LG20, OgorEven_v1.0, whole genome shotgun sequence includes:
- the LOC124007423 gene encoding tubulin alpha chain, testis-specific isoform X1 → MRECISIHVGQAGVQIGNACWELYCLEHGIQPDGQMPSDKTIGGGDDSFNTFFSETGAGKHVPRAVFVDLEPTVVDEVRTGTYRQLFHPEQLITGKEDAANNYARGHYTIGKEIVDLVLDRVRKLSDQCTGLQGFLIFHSFGGGTGSGFASLLMERLSVDYGKKSKLEFAIYPAPQVSTAVVEPYNSILTTHTTLEHSDCAFMVDNEAIYDICRRNLDIERPTYTNLNRLIGQIVSSITASLRFDGALNVDLTEFQTNLVPYPRIHFPLVTYAPVISAEKAYHEMLSVAEITNACFEPANQMVKCDPRHGKYMACCMLYRGDVVPKDVNAAIATIKTKRTIQFVDWCPTGFKVGINYQPPTVVPGGDLAKVQRAVCMLSNTTAIAEAWARLDHKFDLMYAKRAFVHWYVGEGMEEGEFSEAREDLAALEKDYEEVGVDSVEGEAEEGEEY, encoded by the exons ATG CGTGAGTGCATCTCTATCCACGTTGGTCAGGCCGGTGTGCAGATCGGGAATGCCTGCTGGGAACTGTACTGCTTGGAACATGGGATCCAGCCCGATGGGCAGATGCCCAGTGACAAAACCATCGGCGGAGGGGATGACTCCTTCAACACTTTCTTCAGCGAGACCGGAGCGGGAAAACATGTCCCCCGTGCTGTGTTTGTCGACCTCGAACCAACTGTTGTTG ATGAGGTTCGCACCGGGACGTACCGTCAGTTGTTCCACCCGGAGCAGCTCATCACTGGTAAAGAGGATGCCGCCAACAACTATGCACGTGGCCACTACACCATTGGCAAGGAGATCGTCGACCTGGTGCTGGACCGAGTTCGCAAACTG TCGGACCAGTGCACAGGGCTTCAGGGCTTCCTGATCTTCCACAGCTTTGGTGGTGGAACCGGCTCAGGTTTTGCCTCTCTGCTCATGGAGAGATTGTCTGTGGACTATGGCAAGAAGTCCAAACTGGAGTTTGCCATATACCCCGCCCCTCAG gtgtcTACAGCAGTGGTGGAGCCCTACAACTCTATCCTGACCACCCACACCACCCTGGAACACTCAGACTGTGCCTTCATGGTCGACAACGAGGCCATCTACGACATCTGCCGTCGTAACCTGGACATCGAGCGCCCCACTTATACTAACCTCAACAGGCTCATTGGCCAGATCGTCTCCTCCATCACAGCCTCGCTGCGTTTCGATGGAGCCCTCAACGTGGACCTGACTGAGTTCCAGACCAACCTGGTGCCATACCCCCGTATCCACTTCCCCCTGGTCACCTACGCACCCGTCATCTCTGCTGAGAAGGCCTACCATGAGATGCTTTCTGTGGCAGAGATCACCAACGCTTGCTTCGAGCCAGCcaaccagatggtgaagtgtgaccCTCGTCATGGCAAGTACATGGCCTGCTGCATGCTGTATCGTGGGGATGTGGTGCCCAAGGATGTCAATGCTGCCATCGCCACCATCAAGACCAAACGCACTATCCAGTTTGTTGACTGGTGCCCCACCGGCTTCAAG GTAGGCATCAACTACCAGCCACCCACGGTGGTGCCAGGTGGAGATCTTGCCAAGGTCCAGAGAGCCGTTTGCATGTTGAGCAACACCACAGCGATCGCTGAGGCCTGGGCTCGGCTTGACCACAAGTTTGATCTGATGTACGCCAAGCGTGCCTTTGTACACTGGTATGTGGGAGAGGGTATGGAGGAGGGGGAGTTCTCTGAGGCCAGAGAAGATCTGGCTGCCCTGGAGAAGGACTATGAGGAAGTGGGAGTGGATTCGGTGGAGGGAGAGGctgaggaaggagaggagtaCTGA
- the LOC124007423 gene encoding tubulin alpha chain, testis-specific isoform X2, with the protein MRECISIHVGQAGVQIGNACWELYCLEHGIQPDGQMPSDKTIGGGDDSFNTFFSETGAGKHVPRAVFVDLEPTVVDEVRTGTYRQLFHPEQLITGKEDAANNYARGHYTIGKEIVDLVLDRVRKLSDQCTGLQGFLIFHSFGGGTGSGFASLLMERLSVDYGKKSKLEFAIYPAPQVSTAVVEPYNSILTTHTTLEHSDCAFMVDNEAIYDICRRNLDIERPTYTNLNRLIGQIVSSITASLRFDGALNVDLTEFQTNLVPYPRIHFPLVTYAPVISAEKAYHEMLSVAEITNACFEPANQMVKCDPRHGKYMACCMLYRGDVVPKDVNAAIATIKTKRTIQFVDWCPTGFKVGINYQPPTVVPGGDLAKVQRAVCMLSNTTAIAEAWARLDHKFDLMYAKRAFVHWYVGEGMEEGEFSEAREDLAALEKDYEEVGVDSVEGEAEEGEEY; encoded by the exons ATG CGTGAGTGCATCTCTATCCACGTTGGTCAGGCCGGTGTGCAGATCGGGAATGCCTGCTGGGAACTGTACTGCTTGGAACATGGGATCCAGCCCGATGGGCAGATGCCCAGTGACAAAACCATCGGCGGAGGGGATGACTCCTTCAACACTTTCTTCAGCGAGACCGGAGCGGGAAAACATGTCCCCCGTGCTGTGTTTGTCGACCTCGAACCAACTGTTGTTG ATGAGGTTCGCACCGGGACGTACCGTCAGTTGTTCCACCCGGAGCAGCTCATCACTGGTAAAGAGGATGCCGCCAACAACTATGCACGTGGCCACTACACCATTGGCAAGGAGATCGTCGACCTGGTGCTGGACCGAGTTCGCAAACTG TCGGACCAGTGCACAGGGCTTCAGGGCTTCCTGATCTTCCACAGCTTTGGTGGTGGAACCGGCTCAGGTTTTGCCTCTCTGCTCATGGAGAGATTGTCTGTGGACTATGGCAAGAAGTCCAAACTGGAGTTTGCCATATACCCCGCCCCTCAG gtgtcTACAGCAGTGGTGGAGCCCTACAACTCTATCCTGACCACCCACACCACCCTGGAACACTCAGACTGTGCCTTCATGGTCGACAACGAGGCCATCTACGACATCTGCCGTCGTAACCTGGACATCGAGCGCCCCACTTATACTAACCTCAACAGGCTCATTGGCCAGATCGTCTCCTCCATCACAGCCTCGCTGCGTTTCGATGGAGCCCTCAACGTGGACCTGACTGAGTTCCAGACCAACCTGGTGCCATACCCCCGTATCCACTTCCCCCTGGTCACCTACGCACCCGTCATCTCTGCTGAGAAGGCCTACCATGAGATGCTTTCTGTGGCAGAGATCACCAACGCTTGCTTCGAGCCAGCcaaccagatggtgaagtgtgaccCTCGTCATGGCAAGTACATGGCCTGCTGCATGCTGTATCGTGGGGATGTGGTGCCCAAGGATGTCAATGCTGCCATCGCCACCATCAAGACCAAACGCACTATCCAGTTTGTTGACTGGTGCCCCACCGGCTTCAAG GTAGGCATCAACTACCAGCCACCCACGGTGGTGCCAGGTGGAGATCTTGCCAAGGTCCAGAGAGCCGTTTGCATGTTGAGCAACACCACAGCGATCGCTGAGGCCTGGGCTCGGCTTGACCACAAGTTTGATCTGATGTACGCCAAGCGTGCCTTTGTACACTGGTATGTGGGAGAGGGTATGGAGGAGGGGGAGTTCTCTGAGGCCAGAGAAGATCTGGCTGCCCTGGAGAAGGACTATGAGGAAGTGGGAGTGGATTCGGTGGAGGGAGAGGctgag